A region of Antedon mediterranea chromosome 8, ecAntMedi1.1, whole genome shotgun sequence DNA encodes the following proteins:
- the LOC140056694 gene encoding epimerase family protein SDR39U1-like — protein sequence MHVFVAGGSGFVGSSVCKLLQEKGHTWTIISRSTGPNKVSWSELMENGLPECDAVINLSGGNPFDPMKKWNEEFKDEIIKSKVEPNSNIAKLISDMKQPPKVFVSASAVGYYPPSRSAQYTEDDPAGTGYFSCLNADSEKAAMQAKSDKTRVAVVRIGSALGKDGGVIKEMKLKFQLGFGGVIGSGEQFFPWIHVDDIAGIFIHVIENDHVEGALNAAAPGVTTNRDFTKAFAAALWRPSFFPLPEFIVKAMFGSERAVVFLEGYNAQPKRTLESGYTFKYTSLTDAINDIVL from the exons ATGCATGTTTTTGTTG CTGGTGGTAGTGGATTCGTTGGATCATCAGTTTGTAAACTTTTACAAGAAAAAGGTCACACTTGGACTATTATTTCTAGGTCCACTGGTCCAAACAAAGTCTCATGG TCTGAGTTAATGGAGAATGGTTTACCAGAATGTGATGCAGTAATTAATCTAAGTGGAGGAAATCCCTTCGATCCAATGAAAAA ATGGAATGAAGAGTTTAAGGATGAGATTATCAAGAGTAAAGTAGAACCTAACTCTAATATTGCCAAGTTGATATCGGATATGAAGCAGCCACCAAAAGTATTTGTATCTGCTTCTGCAGTTG gtTACTATCCACCTTCAAGATCTGCACAGTATACAGAAGATGACCCTGCAGGAACTGGTTACTTTTCGTGTCTGAATGCCGATAGCGAAAAAGCCGCAATGCAAGCAAAGTCTGATAAAACACGAGTTGCAGTTGTAAGAATAG GTTCTGCACTTGGTAAAGATGGCGGTGTAATCAAAGAGATGAAATTAAAATTCCAACTCGGGTTTGGAGGTGTCATTGGCTCTGGTGAACAATTCTTCCCTTGGATCCATGTTGATGACATTGCTGGCATCTTTATTCATGTCATTGAAAATGATCACGTGGAAGGAGCGCTAAATGCCGCTGCACCGGGTGTTACAACTAATCGTGACTTCACAAAAGCATTTGCCGCCGCTCTTTGGAGACCGTCGTTCTTCCCCCTACCAGAGTTTATTGTAAAGGCAATGTTTGGCAGTGAGCGTGCAGTTGTATTTCTCGAAGGATATAATGCACAACCTAAACGAACATTAGAAAGTGGTTATACCTTCAAATACACAAGTCTCACAGATGCAATAAATGATATTGTTTTGTAG
- the LOC140056906 gene encoding epimerase family protein SDR39U1-like isoform X1, whose translation MHVFVAGGSGFVEYAVCKLLQERGHTWTAGPNKVSWSELMENGLPECDAVINLCGGNPFDPMKKWNEEFKDEIIKSIVEPNSNIAKLISDMKQPPKVFVSASAVAYYPPSRSAQYTEDDPAGTGYFSCLNADSEKAAMQAKSDKTRVAVVRIGSALGKDGGVMKEMKFKFQLGFGGVIGSGEQFFPWIHVDDIAGIFIHAIENDQVEGALNATAPGVTTNHDFTKAFAAALWRPSFFSLPEFIVKAMFGSERAVVFLEGYNVQPKRTLESGYTFKYTSLTDAINDIVL comes from the exons ATGCATGTTTTTGTTG CTGGTGGTAGTGGATTCGTTGAATATGCAGTTTGTAAACTTTTACAAGAAAGAGGTCACACTTGGACTGCTGGTCCAAACAAAGTTTCATGG TCTGAGTTAATGGAGAATGGTTTACCAGAATGTGATGCAGTAATTAATCTATGTGGAGGAAATCCATTCGATCCAATGAAAAA ATGGAATGAAGAGTTTAAGGATGAGATTATCAAGAGTATAGTAGAACCTAACTCTAATATTGCCAAGTTGATATCGGATATGAAGCAGCCACCAAAAGTATTTGTATCTGCTTCTGCagttg CTTACTATCCACCTTCAAGATCTGCACAGTATACAGAAGATGACCCTGCAGGAACTGGTTACTTTTCGTGTCTGAATGCCGATAGCGAAAAAGCTGCAATGCAAGCAAAGTCTGATAAAACCCGAGTTGCAGTTGTAAGAATAG gTTCTGCACTTGGTAAAGACGGCGGTGTAATGAAAGAGATGAAATTCAAATTCCAACTCGGGTTTGGAGGTGTCATTGGCTCTGGTGAACAATTCTTCCCTTGGATCCATGTTGATGACATTGCTGGCATCTTTATACATGCCATTGAAAATGATCAAGTGGAAGGAGCGCTAAATGCCACTGCACCGGGTGTTACAACTAATCATGACTTCACAAAAGCATTTGCCGCCGCTCTTTGGAGACCGTCGTTCTTCTCCCTACCAGAGTTTATTGTAAAGGCAATGTTTGGCAGTGAGCGTGCAGTTGTATTTCTCGAAGGATATAATGTACAACCTAAACGAACATTAGAAAGTGGTTATACCTTCAAATACACAAGTCTCACAGATGCAATAAATGATATTGTTTTGTAG
- the LOC140056906 gene encoding epimerase family protein SDR39U1-like isoform X2, translated as MFLLLVVVDSLNMQFVNFYKKEVTLGLLVQTKFHGWNEEFKDEIIKSIVEPNSNIAKLISDMKQPPKVFVSASAVAYYPPSRSAQYTEDDPAGTGYFSCLNADSEKAAMQAKSDKTRVAVVRIGSALGKDGGVMKEMKFKFQLGFGGVIGSGEQFFPWIHVDDIAGIFIHAIENDQVEGALNATAPGVTTNHDFTKAFAAALWRPSFFSLPEFIVKAMFGSERAVVFLEGYNVQPKRTLESGYTFKYTSLTDAINDIVL; from the exons ATGTTTTTGTTG CTGGTGGTAGTGGATTCGTTGAATATGCAGTTTGTAAACTTTTACAAGAAAGAGGTCACACTTGGACTGCTGGTCCAAACAAAGTTTCATGG ATGGAATGAAGAGTTTAAGGATGAGATTATCAAGAGTATAGTAGAACCTAACTCTAATATTGCCAAGTTGATATCGGATATGAAGCAGCCACCAAAAGTATTTGTATCTGCTTCTGCagttg CTTACTATCCACCTTCAAGATCTGCACAGTATACAGAAGATGACCCTGCAGGAACTGGTTACTTTTCGTGTCTGAATGCCGATAGCGAAAAAGCTGCAATGCAAGCAAAGTCTGATAAAACCCGAGTTGCAGTTGTAAGAATAG gTTCTGCACTTGGTAAAGACGGCGGTGTAATGAAAGAGATGAAATTCAAATTCCAACTCGGGTTTGGAGGTGTCATTGGCTCTGGTGAACAATTCTTCCCTTGGATCCATGTTGATGACATTGCTGGCATCTTTATACATGCCATTGAAAATGATCAAGTGGAAGGAGCGCTAAATGCCACTGCACCGGGTGTTACAACTAATCATGACTTCACAAAAGCATTTGCCGCCGCTCTTTGGAGACCGTCGTTCTTCTCCCTACCAGAGTTTATTGTAAAGGCAATGTTTGGCAGTGAGCGTGCAGTTGTATTTCTCGAAGGATATAATGTACAACCTAAACGAACATTAGAAAGTGGTTATACCTTCAAATACACAAGTCTCACAGATGCAATAAATGATATTGTTTTGTAG
- the LOC140056904 gene encoding epimerase family protein SDR39U1-like isoform X1 produces the protein MNVFVAGGSGFIGSTVCRHLRQRGHNWTIISRTTGPNKISWSELMENGLPECDAVINLCGENAFNPMKRWNEAFKREVIRSRVQTTANITKLISDMNRPPKVFVSASAVGFYPPSTSAEYTEGGPAGTDFFARLSVDWENIAMQARSDKTRVSLVRIGVALGKDGGVIKQMKLPFYLGLGGVIGSGEQFFPWIHVDDIAGIFIHAIENDNVEGALNATAPSVTTNHDFTKAFAAALWRPSIFPLPEFIVKAMLGSERAVVLLEGQNVQPKRTLESGYTFKYTSITDALKDIVS, from the exons atgaatgtattTGTTG CTGGTGGTAGTGGCTTCATTGGGTCAACAGTATGTAGACATTTAAGACAACGAGGTCACAATTGGACTATTATTTCTAGGACCACTGGTCCAAACAAAATTTCATGG TCTGAGTTAATGGAAAATGGTTTACCAGAATGTGATGCAGTTATTAATCTATGTGGAGAGAATGCATTCAATCCAATGAAAAG GTGGAATGAAGCCTTTAAAAGAGAAGTTATCCGAAGTAGAGTACAAACCACCGCTAATATTACCAAATTGATATCGGATATGAACCGGCCACCCAAAGTATTTGTATCTGCTTCTGCAGTAG gTTTCTATCCGCCTTCAACATCAGCAGAGTACACAGAAGGCGGCCCTGCAGGAACTGATTTCTTTGCCCGTCTGAGTGTTGATTGGGAAAATATTGCAATGCAAGCAAGGTCTGATAAAACAAGGGTTTCACTTGTCCGAATAg GTGTTGCTCTTGGTAAAGATGGCGGCGTAATCAAGCAGATGAAGTTACCATTTTACCTTGGGCTTGGAGGTGTCATTGGCTCTGGTGAACAATTCTTCCCTTGGATCCATGTTGATGACATTGCTGGCATCTTTATTCATGCCATTGAAAATGATAATGTGGAAGGAGCACTAAATGCCACTGCACCGAGTGTTACAACTAATCATGACTTCACAAAAGCATTTGCCGCCGCTCTTTGGAGACCGTCGATCTTCCCCCTTCCAGAGTTTATTGTAAAGGCAATGCTTGGCAGTGAGCGTGCAGTTGTATTATTAGAAGGACAGAATGTGCAACCTAAACGAACATTAGAAAGTGGTTATACCTTCAAGTACACAAGTATCACAGATGCTTTAAAGGATATTGTTTCGTAA
- the LOC140056904 gene encoding epimerase family protein SDR39U1-like isoform X3, translated as MYLLSELMENGLPECDAVINLCGENAFNPMKRWNEAFKREVIRSRVQTTANITKLISDMNRPPKVFVSASAVGFYPPSTSAEYTEGGPAGTDFFARLSVDWENIAMQARSDKTRVSLVRIGVALGKDGGVIKQMKLPFYLGLGGVIGSGEQFFPWIHVDDIAGIFIHAIENDNVEGALNATAPSVTTNHDFTKAFAAALWRPSIFPLPEFIVKAMLGSERAVVLLEGQNVQPKRTLESGYTFKYTSITDALKDIVS; from the exons atgtattTGTTG TCTGAGTTAATGGAAAATGGTTTACCAGAATGTGATGCAGTTATTAATCTATGTGGAGAGAATGCATTCAATCCAATGAAAAG GTGGAATGAAGCCTTTAAAAGAGAAGTTATCCGAAGTAGAGTACAAACCACCGCTAATATTACCAAATTGATATCGGATATGAACCGGCCACCCAAAGTATTTGTATCTGCTTCTGCAGTAG gTTTCTATCCGCCTTCAACATCAGCAGAGTACACAGAAGGCGGCCCTGCAGGAACTGATTTCTTTGCCCGTCTGAGTGTTGATTGGGAAAATATTGCAATGCAAGCAAGGTCTGATAAAACAAGGGTTTCACTTGTCCGAATAg GTGTTGCTCTTGGTAAAGATGGCGGCGTAATCAAGCAGATGAAGTTACCATTTTACCTTGGGCTTGGAGGTGTCATTGGCTCTGGTGAACAATTCTTCCCTTGGATCCATGTTGATGACATTGCTGGCATCTTTATTCATGCCATTGAAAATGATAATGTGGAAGGAGCACTAAATGCCACTGCACCGAGTGTTACAACTAATCATGACTTCACAAAAGCATTTGCCGCCGCTCTTTGGAGACCGTCGATCTTCCCCCTTCCAGAGTTTATTGTAAAGGCAATGCTTGGCAGTGAGCGTGCAGTTGTATTATTAGAAGGACAGAATGTGCAACCTAAACGAACATTAGAAAGTGGTTATACCTTCAAGTACACAAGTATCACAGATGCTTTAAAGGATATTGTTTCGTAA
- the LOC140056904 gene encoding epimerase family protein SDR39U1-like isoform X2: protein MGIGCLPAHTAAAPSQLGLCLSELMENGLPECDAVINLCGENAFNPMKRWNEAFKREVIRSRVQTTANITKLISDMNRPPKVFVSASAVGFYPPSTSAEYTEGGPAGTDFFARLSVDWENIAMQARSDKTRVSLVRIGVALGKDGGVIKQMKLPFYLGLGGVIGSGEQFFPWIHVDDIAGIFIHAIENDNVEGALNATAPSVTTNHDFTKAFAAALWRPSIFPLPEFIVKAMLGSERAVVLLEGQNVQPKRTLESGYTFKYTSITDALKDIVS from the exons ATGGGTATTGGTTGTTTACCGGCCCACACTGCTGCTGCACCGTCCCAGCTAGGACTCTGTCTG TCTGAGTTAATGGAAAATGGTTTACCAGAATGTGATGCAGTTATTAATCTATGTGGAGAGAATGCATTCAATCCAATGAAAAG GTGGAATGAAGCCTTTAAAAGAGAAGTTATCCGAAGTAGAGTACAAACCACCGCTAATATTACCAAATTGATATCGGATATGAACCGGCCACCCAAAGTATTTGTATCTGCTTCTGCAGTAG gTTTCTATCCGCCTTCAACATCAGCAGAGTACACAGAAGGCGGCCCTGCAGGAACTGATTTCTTTGCCCGTCTGAGTGTTGATTGGGAAAATATTGCAATGCAAGCAAGGTCTGATAAAACAAGGGTTTCACTTGTCCGAATAg GTGTTGCTCTTGGTAAAGATGGCGGCGTAATCAAGCAGATGAAGTTACCATTTTACCTTGGGCTTGGAGGTGTCATTGGCTCTGGTGAACAATTCTTCCCTTGGATCCATGTTGATGACATTGCTGGCATCTTTATTCATGCCATTGAAAATGATAATGTGGAAGGAGCACTAAATGCCACTGCACCGAGTGTTACAACTAATCATGACTTCACAAAAGCATTTGCCGCCGCTCTTTGGAGACCGTCGATCTTCCCCCTTCCAGAGTTTATTGTAAAGGCAATGCTTGGCAGTGAGCGTGCAGTTGTATTATTAGAAGGACAGAATGTGCAACCTAAACGAACATTAGAAAGTGGTTATACCTTCAAGTACACAAGTATCACAGATGCTTTAAAGGATATTGTTTCGTAA
- the LOC140057723 gene encoding epimerase family protein SDR39U1-like, with protein MENGLPECDAVINLCGENAFNPMKRWNEEFKNDVIKSTIGTNANITKLISDMNQPPKVFVSASGAAYYPPSRSAEYTEDDPAGTGFFSCLNADSEKAAMQAKSDKTQVAVLRIDTGTVLGKDGGVIKMMKLPFYGLGGVIGSGEQFFPWIHVDDIAAIFIHVEGALNATAPSVTTNRNFTKAFAAALWRPSIFPVPEFIVKAMLGSERAVVLLGQNVQPKRTLDSGYTFKYTSITDAIKDIVL; from the exons ATGGAGAATGGTTTACCAGAATGTGATGCAGTAATTAATCTATGTGGAGAGAATGCATTCAATCCAATGAAAAG ATGGAATGAAGAGTTTAAGAACGACGTTATCAAAAGTACAATAGGAACCAACGCTAATATTACCAAGTTGATATCGGATATGAACCAGCCACCCAAAGTATTTGTATCTGCTTCTGGAGCAG cTTACTATCCGCCTTCAAGATCTGCAGAGTATACAGAAGATGACCCTGCAGGAACTGGTTTCTTTTCGTGTCTGAATGCCGATAGCGAAAAAGCTGCAATGCAAGCAAAGTCTGATAAAACACAAGTTGCAGTTCTCAGAATAG ACACCGGTACTGTTCTTGGCAAAGATGGCGGTGTTATCAAAATGATGAAGTTACCATTTTACGGGCTTGGAGGTGTCATTGGCTCTGGTGAACAATTCTTCCCTTGGATTCATGTTGATGACATTGCTGCCATCTTTATTCATGTGGAAGGAGCACTAAATGCCACTGCACCGAGTGTTACAACTAATCGTAACTTCACAAAAGCATTTGCCGCCGCTCTTTGGAGACCGTCGATCTTTCCCGTTCCTGAATTTATTGTAAAGGCAATGCTTGGCAGTGAGCGTGCAGTTGTATTATTAGGACAGAATGTGCAACCTAAACGAACATTAGATAGTGGTTATACCTTCAAGTACACAAGTATCACAGATGCAATCAAGgatattgttttgtaa